The DNA sequence CCCCAATTATGGACTGAACATTCAAGTCATATTCAGGATGGTCCGGAGACAGCCAATTACCAGTTGAGAACCCTTCATGAAAGACAATTTGCTTACCAATAGCATTACTAACCTGTTGCCAAACAATCTGTGTTTTGGGACAAGAGTTGAATAGGTGCTCAGCATTTTCAAAGTCAAGATTACAGAATTTGCAAAAGGTTTGAGCACCCAGATTCAACCTGTAAAGATACTCATAtgttttaataccattatgtaaTAGTAACCAAATGAAGTGTTTAGGCCTGGGAGCAACAAACAAGCGCCAAAGGTTGCCCCAACCATTCCAAGTATCATGGTTACCAACCGAATTGTTGAAATGGGTGTAAACCATAGAGGTCAGCTTGTGATTTTTGGACTTGGGGAACCAGACCCATTTGTTATTAGCACCATTGCACACTCGGTTGAAATGCAGATAATCAAAGTTCAAGAATTCCCCAAAGATGGAGCTCATCAAAGGGATATTCCAACCATCATCCGAGAATCAAATCGAGACATATTCAAATGGTCATAATCCACATGCATATTGAGATAGGTGAGGCTTAAAAAGCTAAAGGAATTTCAAAGTACCAAgaatcaaacattatattagtAGCGGCGaggataaaaaaatgatgaagccAAAGTTGAGGTTTAATGATATCAGCATTATGCCAAAGACCtctaaaaaaccaagaacagTTCGCAGGAATAGTAGTCAGTCCAGAAAGTTCACTTGCCCATACTTATGATATAAAATGTCCACCCATATGGCATCATGATGATTAAGATAACTAATAACATTTTTAGCCATTAAAGAGATTTTAGATGCACGCAAATTCCGGATCGAGAGACCCCCCTCAGTGCGTTTAAGTGTAATATCTGTCCAACTAACCGAGTTCATGCCTTTTCGATTGCCACTCTTTGACCAGAAGAAAGATCTAGCAACCTTAGTGATTCCATCAAGGATTGTATCAGGAACTGGGTACACAGACAAATAGTACACAGGGGTGGACAACAAGACAGAATTGATAAGGATTGCTTTACTAGCCATTGAGATTTTGGAGTGATTCCAAGAAGAAAGAATATTTTCAGTTTTAGCAATCATCTTGGAAAAGTTAGAAAGCAATAATCTCTTGGGAGAGATCACCATCCCAAGATACAGAAAAGGAAAACTGCCGATTTTATACCCAAGAATAGAACAGATGCTCTTTTTGAGTCTAGGGTTAAATCtagaaggaaagaaaatatCCGACTTAGATTTATTGACACGTTGACCTGTGAGCTTACCATATATAGACAGACATAAATTGATGTTACGGGCAGCCTTCCTAGAAGCTAAAGTAATAAGAATTAAATCGTCCgcatacataagatgattaaaatttcTACTGAGGGAGGAATTGAATCCAGGAATCATGTTCTGTTGCATAGCAAAGTTAAGAATAGCAGTTAAATTTTGCGcaacaagaataaataaataagaggagAGAGGGTCGCCCTGTCGAAGGCCTCTGGATGAATTAAACCACTCAGTAGGTTGCTTGTTAATTAACAATGAAAAGGAGGCAGACCTTAAGCATGTTTCAACCCAAGTAATCCAAATGCTAGGAAAATTCATCCGATAAagagtggcaagaattgcattccaactCATTGTATCATATGCCTTTTCTATATCCAGTTTCACTAACATCCTAGGGAGGTATGCAATCTCTCGATCCATCGAATGCACAACTTCTTGAAGAGCAACAATATTATCGAAAGGATTCCTATTAGCAAGAAAGCCACAATGTTCTCTACCAATCAACCGAGGCAGAACAGTTTTGAGCCGATTcgctaaaatttttgaaataattttgtagCAAACATTGCAAAGCGAAATGGGACGATAATCAGAAACAGttttaggattagtttttttaggAATGAGAGTGATGTAAGTACGGCCCCAAGAATTAGGGATGATAGAATTGTTAAAGAAAAAGGATATAGCATTAAAGAGAGAATCTCCAACATCATTCcagaaaaaacaataaaattcagAATTGAAGCCGTCAGGTCCAGGACTCTTACCGGAAGGGAGGGATTTAAGAGCCTGATATACCTCAAGTTTGGTAACCTCCTTTGTGAGAACCACTCCTTCGGCAACCGAGATCGAGGGAAGATCAGAGGGAAGTGCCTGAGAAATATCCATGACCGAGCTGTCCGAGGGATCGGCCCAAAGGTTCTTATAAAAGTCACAGAACTCTTTCTCTATGCCTTTCTGATCAGTAACAACAACTCCAGCAACATTAGTAATAAGAGGAATAGAGTTAACATGATTGCGACAACGAatagaattatgaaaaaaattagtattcATGTCACCCTGAAGAACCCACAACTGTCTGGCACGTTGAGCCCACTTAGTGGAATTTTGCCGGTGCAAAGCAGTAAGACGATTATAAAGAGGAAAAAGAGCATTGTCAACAGTAGTTGAGTTACCATTTAAACCTTCTAACGCCTCAGCTTCTAGAATTTCCAATTCCAATTTATTGATACTGGCCTCTAAAGAATTCAGACCCCTGTTCTTCCAAGTAATAAGATTAGTCCGAGCACGAGATAGTAGATGAGTGAAAGCATGCAATGGATTAGAATGAGGTATGAAAGACCATGCTTCCCGAACTACATCATGACATTCAAGGTATTCAagccaaaaattatcaaatctaaaaattttctttttgaggGGCACACGAGGGGTAAGAGTAAGAAGAAGAGGGGCATGGTCAGAAAAAAGCCTAGGAAGGTGTTTAATAATATAAGAGCCAAAAGAATCAATACTTAAGGGGTTAATCAAACATCGATCAAGCCGGGCCCATTTCCTTGCATTGCCCGATTGATTGTTGCACCAAGTATAATTAGAACCTGCAAAGTTAACCTCCATAAGATTATTAATAGCTATAAATTCGAGAAAAACTCGGGCCTTGCGACGATAATAGATAGGAGATCCTCCCCGGTACTCAGAAGGAGAAGCAACTGCATTAAAGTCACCAATGAGAATCCAGGGGATAGTAATAGAAGCAAGACAGGAGAGCTCAAACCAAGCAGTGATGCATTCTCGTATGCGGCGTGGAGTTGTAAATAGTAGAGATAATCCAGGACTCGTTCCTGCAGTTAGTGATTACTAAGTGTAAAAACAAACTCGGATCGGACAATAGGAGTGACTTTTGCCAATATGCCTCTGCCAAGCCACAATGATTCCGCGAGTAACCTTACTGCAACAATGGCGGCCCAGGGCCCAACACTTGCCAATTTTTTTGAGCAGAACTTTATCGAGCCGACCGTTATCGACTCTGGTTTCCACTAGACAGAAGATGAGAGGCTTGAAtttcttcatcaaaaatttaatacGAGTGAAGGTATCCCGACTAGAGATGCCTCTGCAATTCCAACAGACAATATTAGTAATATTAGTGAAAAACATGTAAACAAATTGGATAAAAAGAGATCACCAAAAAACAACAGGAACTAAGAACATGAAGAAACTGAGAGAAGAACAAGGACAAAGTCCTCTTAATGGGAAGCACCCAAACCCTGAGCAGTCTCAACCCCCTGATCCATCCGACCTTTCGTATGGATGGATTCCGGATGCTGAGGTACCCTACGAACAAGGGTTTCCTTGCGAAGTCCTGACTGAAATTGATCCAATGTCATACAATCATCTGGTTCTTCCGGTCCTTCGTAATCAGACATCTCACTATCTTCATCCTCACCCTCCGATTCCTCTCCATCAGAATTACTCATGGGAAGATCAGAGTTCAATGACAAAGAGGGTGGGTTTAGAGCATCAGAGACCTGTTCCACTACCATGGCATGTGAAGAGATAAGAGATCCAGCAATAGGATCAGCAGATGTCTCTTCAGATGTCCTAAGCGTGGGCGGTGTGCCAACGGGATCCTGCAGGTGGGTCAGCTTGgcattggaactcacaaaaggCTTGGAACTAGCACCCGGGTCAGACATATTGGGTGGCCCGTTGTCCCTCGGGACGTGGGATTCTCCACCCATTATGGTTCCCATGTCTTGAGAAGGCAAAAAGGTGTCAACTCCATTAATACCTGCCACCTGATCAGGGGTGGGGCCCGATGCACGCAAGAGACTTCCAAGGTGACCTCCCCTGCCTCGAGAGGAGAAGCTGCCACGTGTCGAGTGGTTGTACCCAGAGCGAGGGGACGCTTCGAGTGTACCGTTGGAGGCGCGAGGGGCTTCGCATGCGCCCTGCACGTGATCTCGAAGAACCCAGCACCACCTCTGGCACCACCGCGGCCTCCCCACGTCCTCGCCCGCGGGAAACAATCATCCAAGGACCAAAGGGCGTCTCTTCGAGCTCATTGTTATAGTTCGTACCTTCAGGGGTCATCTGGTCGGTCCTTGCCTCCGAGCCATCGTTCATAGGATCCAAATCCACCATCGCCTCCTTCCCTTTCGGTTCACTGTGAACCCGGTAAGGGGGTGGCGAGGAGCGGCTTTGTTCCATTGAACTCCGGCGGTTGCACTGGTTCGACCCATGCCCCACCAGGCCACAGTGATAACAAAAGGTGGGCAACTTCTCATAAAGAACCACAACAAACACTCTATGAGCATCATCCCCAACCCAAAACCCTTGCTTCAGGGGTTTATTCAGATCGATCTCTACACATATTCTAGCATACTTAGACCTGGACAAAGAGCAAGTAAATTCGTCAATCTTTAATAAAGTTCCCAGAGAGCTAGCAATGAATTCCAGAGACTCCCCATCCCAGAACTCAACGGGAAGGTTGTGCAGCTGCACCCAAACTACATCAGAAGATAGCTTGGCAAAGGCGGGTTCAAAAAAGggtttccatggagcaagttgaAGGACAACACCATTCACTCCCCAGGGACCCTCAAACAGGAGCTTCTGAGAAACTTCATGAGATTCACATCGGAACAAAAGATATCCGTTAGGAAGATCGGAGATGGATATTTCGCCAAACTCCTGCCATCTGGTGAGAAGAACAGTCTTGATTTGTTCGAAGATGGGGGGTTTTCCAAAGAACTTTCCAATCAGCGAGTGTTGGAATCGGAGATGAGCACGGGCCACAGAGTCACTGTCAAAATGAATGAACTCAGACGTAGAAGCCTTTAGCTTGCGCAGCACTGGACCCTCAACAAGTGGGGAAGGATTGGAAGGACGGTTTTTAATTGCAGCCGCAATCTCCGCCCATGAGGACGGGGAGGGGGTGGAAGGTGgccccccgcttgccatggcaagaggggaAAAAGAACAGGGATGGCTCAGGGAACAAGGATGGCAAGAATCAGAGGATCTCGGTTGGACCAACTCCTCCTTTCATTCCCCAcgaattaaaaattatttaaggtTTACTGTGAACTGATGCACCTATGGCTACTCCTAGTGCTGATACTAAAAATTTTGAACATCTTCCCCTGCGTTGGATTCAATTCCTTTGCTTTTTTCCACCTCCAAAACGCTATTGCTCttggtttctatttaatccCAAACCATATGTATAGACATAAGGGCGTGTTTTGGAGTAAAGTATCTTTTGAACTGGTCAGTTATGTGCTTGTTGGTGGCATTcatcttcaaaaatttaaacttctttatttgtcttttttgtTACAACAGAACCATACCGTACGTAGCTAATATTACTTTGCAGGAAAATAATGTGACAGAAAAATGTTAAAGCTTTGATGGAAGCTTGCCTTCTGTGAAGGATGTAATAATCTTATCACTCATTGATGACCTTTGCCTTTGCAACTTCGCTTTAAGTCTATAAAGGAATGCATGTACTTCTTCAAAATAATGACTTGTTGCGTCTTTCACATTTCCAACCCATTCCAGAATCTTTCCATGGGGGCCTAATATTCTTTCATGATCTTTCTCATCCAAAATCTGGGCCAAAAATtggaagaaaacaaaacaaatttatcaAACAGAATAAGAGCCCTTGTCAAATATTACAGGCATCACAGAAAGATGTATGCAACTCTCTAAAAATGTAACACTGACACAAAAATAGATTGCATAAgatcaacttgatttgatcaaggaCATGATAGCTTTTGACAAGTGAAGCAGGAGAAAATGTCATCTAACACTGAGAGGTTCGACTAGTCTGGTTGATCATATTGATAAAGTGATAAAATTCATAAGCAATCTACAACTAAAATGCAATCCAAATCCTCCTTTTTCAGTTTAGCATTAAGGAATGAAAATCAAATTATGTCATAAGGTCTAAACAATAAGTGAATGCTTGAAGTCATCGTGTTAAGTAAACTAACCTCCAGTTGCATTATCTCACAAACAAGACTGAGATCTGCAATAGATGGCTGAAAAACTACCTagcaaaaaaatttttgcaTTTCCTTTGAGCCAAATTGTCTCAAATTTTTGCAAGAGATGACGCCAGAATTTTTCTCAGCTTCCTTCGCTGCTTTTGGATTCAATGGAAGGCCAAGTGCTGGTCCTGTTATGCTGTTCACAATAAGAGAGGCTGCAAATCAATATAGAGAATCTTATAAGCGCTTAAAGACATCAGAGACTgccataatatttaaaaaagtaaaacatgataTTTATCATGAAGCCGCAcacaaggaaaagaaatacaTGCACAGATTGTAAGTAATTAGTTGTTTTACATAGatcatattgaaaaaaaaaagatcatccTTTGTACTAAGTGAACCAACAAGAATACTCCAATAGATGTCTCTCTTTAGCTGTGCACTCCAATTTGCAGGTTAATCAAAGGCATTCACCATCTTTGTTTCTTGCTTGTTTTACTGGAAAACTCGAGCAATTTTCATACATAAAGCCAcacctatatatatgtataatgatAAAGTCAGAATAGGAACAAAAGAATatggagaaaacaaaattttaaaattcaattataaTGTTCAATGACTTTGAAATCAATGATTGTATAAGCTTCAATTGTCaataaaatgcacaaaaaaacgtgaattcaaatgaagaaaatatggaTTACCTCTCAAACAGATTAAACctttcatcaacaattgctGGAACTGGTCTCATTGGATTTATTTCTGCAAAAGCAGTGCACAAACAGCAATCTACATTTTactgaaataaaataagaaaaaaaatgatttttctaGAGGATAATAATCCAATTGACAGACTTCAAAACTTCAGCAACAAATATGCAGATTGAAATGAAATTTATCATGAACTACAAATCAAAGAAGGATTTACAAGCAAATACCTTGGAATTGGGCATTTCAATGATCGCCCTTGGAGAGATCTACGCTCACCTCCTCAAAATCAATCCTATTCACCCtaaaaagagaatatatatttgaagaaaaataagcaGATATgagcacaaacaaacaaatatgagaaatatattttttttcccagaATTATCAACAGAAAATTGacaaagaagacaaagaaagaGGAAATTGAGACTATAATATTGTTACAGATTGAGAATTACTTgcaaaaaattaagattgctCATGATGGCTGCGACACCAGATCGGTGTAGACCTGCAGCTTCACCATtttctcactcactcactcaactCAATCTCAGCATctcataaaagaaaaccaaaaattttaGTGTGTACACTGTCAGTCAAATATTACCAAATTTTACCAAAGTTATTGGGATTTATTTCTGCAGAAGAGCTTTGGtcctaaaaattatttacattttggCCAACATGCCGAGGAGCTCACCGGTGGTGGTGGACCAGAGCACAGTGGGCTgatttccttttaaaaaaaaaaaacaggatgAAATCAAAATGCACAAATCTTGCTTGTTAACCATCAATCAATCATCTTGTCAAAAAATTATCGTAGTAAACATTTAAGGCACAGATAATAAAAAAGCACGTCCTAATTAACAAACTTCTTATACCACTTGGACAATTAGTGGAGTGCTTCATTCCCCAGAGAAGTGTGAAAATGCCACAACAACAATGGAGGCAAGCTTTGTGTTTAGGTTCATTATCCTCAACCCAAATGCATTCAAACGAAGGATCCTTTTTGTAATTGCTACATTCATGTAAATATATGGGGTTCTGTGCATGCTTTGATGCATGTTAATTAAGAGGCAGAacaatagatatatagatagatgtatcTCCCTTGTAAAATCATGGTTGATATATGGTTGTTCTCTTTCAGTACGCCATTAACCGAAATGTATGGCAGCACTGCATGAGAAAGAGAATTATTATAACTTGGCCATGTAAAGGAACACAATAATTAATCAGATGGCAGAATGATcaataacattaataataaaaattaattaaacagaAGATATATAGACACATACCTTTGTACTGAATTACATTGTTGGCATGAAGATCATATATATTGCAGGAAACTGCTAGCTCGCTCAAATTGCCATTCTTTTAGAAAAGGTAACTTATAGAACCACATGGGACACATCTCTAGTAGTTTTGATGATGAGCTATTTGAGAAAAATTGTAGTGAACTTCCAGAAAACATAGAAACTAGTAGAAGAATTGAAGAACCAGGATCACTTCTGTTTTGTCTTTTGAGAAGCTTTGTCAAGTATATACTCACTGAGAACTTCCACTAACACAGGAAGATCAAGCACATTGATATGCTCAACTTACATATAATATCCTTTATTAAAACTAAAGACAATAATAACGTTACCATAAGAGAGTAAATGTATACACCAGataaaatttcataacaaattaaaattacattctCAAAAGATTTTTCATGACAGtttatgcatataattaatACAAGTAGGCAGTAAAATGTAAAACTCTAAATAAGATCGTACCCCCAATTACTGCTCGTGTTCCACATATATGGATTGTAATCCTTTATTTTGGCCTCCAAGAAGACAAGGTAGCACTATTCACTGGCAAGACCacatttt is a window from the Dioscorea cayenensis subsp. rotundata cultivar TDr96_F1 chromosome 2, TDr96_F1_v2_PseudoChromosome.rev07_lg8_w22 25.fasta, whole genome shotgun sequence genome containing:
- the LOC120273995 gene encoding uncharacterized protein LOC120273995, whose translation is MASGGPPSTPSPSSWAEIAAAIKNRPSNPSPLVEGPVLRKLKASTSEFIHFDSDSVARAHLRFQHSLIGKFFGKPPIFEQIKTVLLTRWQEFGEISISDLPNGYLLFRCESHEVSQKLLFEGPWGVNGVVLQLAPWKPFFEPAFAKLSSDVVWVQLHNLPVEFWDGESLEFIASSLGTLLKIDEFTCSLSRSKYARICVEIDLNKPLKQGFWVGDDAHRVFVVVLYEKLPTFCYHCGLVGHGSNQCNRRSSMEQSRSSPPPYRVHSEPKGKEAMVDLDPMNDGSEARTDQMTPEGTNYNNELEETPFGPWMIVSRGRGRGEAAVVPEVVLGSSRSRAGRMRSPSRLQRYTRSVPSLWVQPLDTWQLLLSRQGRSPWKSLACIGPHP